From a single Arachis hypogaea cultivar Tifrunner chromosome 3, arahy.Tifrunner.gnm2.J5K5, whole genome shotgun sequence genomic region:
- the LOC112790473 gene encoding protein phosphatase 2C 50 isoform X1: MEEITSTIAVPYRLGNLIQKESTVATRMEITGLKLMANTTALILNPTIESHHQSYSVGNEDYCADICPKHQTRSSAEVKENQGRTNSAPLESKMVTEFKVKDEFMSANSFHSVHNQRSESVASDKSCPGNEAATLTDNCSDSDNDLPIATKFNSNIQGKSSSIEASPELEPVQNMVSAAMELETEDGSGSDGFDPKLSASLHDVSDKQTSIADFQNASESDGGPRWGFSSVCGRRQEMEDAVACQPQLLQVPSQMLADDHVNENGNSSAHFFSVYDGHGGCQVANYCREHLHSVLTEEIEAAKSNLNNAREKWQDHWKKAFSNCFHKVDDAVGRIGAPDSESHCDGSEGSIEPLTPETAGSTAVVAILTETHIIVANCGDSRAVLCRGKEAMPLSTDHKPNREDEWERIEAAGGRVIQWNGYRVLGVLAVSRSIGDRYLKPWIIPEPEVMFIRRQKTDECLILASDGLWDIITNEEACSIARRRILLWHKKNGSNNNISVSTEHGHGIDPAAHYAAECLSKLAIQRGSKDNVSVIVIDLKAQRKLKKKA; the protein is encoded by the exons ATGGAGGAAATTACTTCGACGATTGCGGTGCCATACAGACTTGGGAATTTGATTCAGAAGGAGTCAACGGTGGCAACCCGCATGGAGATAACTGGTCTGAAGCTCATGGCAAACACAACAGCTTTGATATTAAATCCTACAATTGAAAGTCATCATCAATCTTACTCTGTTGGAAACGAAGACTACTGCGCAGATATATGTCCAAAACACCAAACTAGGTCATCTGCAGAGGTAAAGGAGAATCAGGGTCGAACCAACTCAGCTCCCCTTGAATCAAAAATGGTTACTGAATTTAAGGTGAAAGATGAATTCATGTCAGCTAACAGTTTTCATTCTGTACATAATCAAAGATCTGAATCTGTTGCCAGTGACAAAAGTTGTCCTGGGAATGAAGCTGCTACTTTGACTGATAATTGTTCTGATTCTGATAATGATTTGCCGATTGCCACCAAGTTTAATAGTAATATCCAAGGAAAGTCCAGTTCGATCGAGGCGAGTCCAGAGCTGGAGCCAGTGCAGAACATGGTTTCTGCTGCTATGGAACTTGAAACTGAAGATGGAAGCGGATCAGATGGATTTGATCCAAAACTATCTGCCAGTCTTCATGATGTGTCAGACAAGCAAACAAGCATAGCAGACTTCCAGAATGCATCGGAATCTGATGGAGGTCCTCGTTGGGGTTTCTCGTCAGTTTGTGGAAGGAGACAAGAGATGGAAGATGCTGTTGCTTGTCAGCCTCAACTTCTTCAAGTTCCTTCACAGATGCTAGCAGATGACCACGTTAATGAAAATGGAAACTCATCAGCCCACTTTTTCAGTGTCTATGATGGACATGGGGGTTGTCAG GTCGCGAATTACTGCCGGGAACATCTTCATTCAGTGTTGACTGAGGAGATAGAAGCTGCAAAATCTAATTTAAACAATGCGAGGGAGAAGTGGCAAGACCATTGGAAGAAAGCATTCTCTAATTGTTTTCATAAAGTAGATGATGCAGTTGGACGAATCGGGGCACCGGATAGTGAAAGCCATTGTGATGGATCTGAGGGTAGTATTGAACCCCTTACTCCTGAGACTGCAGGCTCTACTGCAGTGGTTGCTATTCTAACTGAAACCCACATTATAGTCGCAAATTGTGGTGATTCAAGAGCAGTTCTATGTCGTGGAAAAGAAGCCATGCCTTTGTCTACTGACCACAAA cctaatagagaagatgaatgGGAAAGAATAGAAGCTGCTGGAGGAAGGGTCATACAGTGGAATGGTTACCGAGTTCTTGGTGTTTTGGCAGTGTCAAGATCCATAG GTGATAGGTACTTGAAACCATGGATAATTCCAGAACCAGAAGTCATGTTTATTCGAAGACAGAAAACCGACGAGTGCCTTATTCTCGCCAGTGACGGTCTATGGGACATCATCACAAATGAAGAAGCCTGCAGCATTGCCCGAAGACGAATCCTCCTTTGGCATAAGAAGAATGGCAGCAACAACAACATCAGTGTATCAACAGAACATGGCCATGGCATTGATCCTGCAGCTCATTATGCTGCAGAATGTCTCTCTAAACTCGCCATCCAAAGGGGAAGCAAAGATAATGTCTCAGTCATTGTTATAGACCTAAAGGCCCaaagaaaattgaagaagaaagcaTAG
- the LOC112790474 gene encoding mitogen-activated protein kinase kinase SIPKK isoform X3 yields the protein MKKGCLGPNLKLTVPVPATHHPSFPSFLNESGTFIDGNLLVNGDGVLIASQGEVGTEIRMMVEEPMHTQIARELKINQSAQCPYVVVYYQSFYNNGVLSIILEYMDGGSLEDFLSIVKTIPEPYLAAICKQVLKGLIYLHHEKHIIHRDLKPSNLLINHRGEVKITDFGVSAIMDTTSGLANTFIGTYSYMSPERITGNPGGYNYRSDIWSLGLILLKCATGKFPYTPPDKKEGWENIYQLIEIIVEKPPPSAPSDQFSLEFCSFISACLQKNPRDRKSAPDLARHPFINMYEDLDVDLSAYFSNGGSTPATI from the exons ATGAAGAAAGGGTGCTTAGGACCCAATCTGAAGCTCACTGTTCCTGTTCCTGCAACTCATCACCCTTCTTTTCCAAGCTTCCT GAATGAAAGCGGCACGTTTATTGATGGGAACCTGCTTGTCAATGGCGACGGAGTTCTGATCGCTTCTCAGGGTGAAGTGGGAACT GAAATCCGAATGATGGTTGAGGAGCCTATGCACACGCAGATAGCACGAGAGCTAAAAATCAATCAGTCGGCACAATGTCCATATGTTGTTGTCTACTACCAATCATTCTACAATAATGGGGTCTTATCAATCATCTTAGAGTACATGGATGGAGGGTCCTTGGAAGATTTTCTTAGCATAGTGAAAACAATTCCAGAGCCATATCTTGCCGCGATCTGCAAGCAG GTGCTGAAGGGTTTAATTTATCTTCATCATGAAAAACATATTATCCATAGGGACTTAAAGCCTTCTAATTTGTTGATAAATCATAGAGGAGAAGTAAAGATTACTGATTTTGGTGTGAGCGCAATCATGGACACCACATCTGGTCTAGCTAATACTTTTATTGGCACATACAGCTACATGTCT CCAGAGAGAATTACTGGAAACCCTGGTGGTTACAACTATAGAAGTGATATATGGAGCTTGGGACTGATATTGCTCAAGTGTGCTACAGGAAAGTTTCCATATACACCACCTGATAAAAAAGAAGGATGGGAAAATATCTACCAGCTTATTGAAATCATTGTCGAAAAACCTCCGCCGAGTGCTCCATCTGATCAATTTTCTCTGGAATTTTGTTCTTTCATCTCTGCATG TTTACAGAAAAATCCAAGGGATAGAAAGTCAGCTCCAGACCTTGCG AGACATCCATTTATCAACATGTATGAGGACTTGGATGTGGACCTTTCAGCATACTTCTCCAATGGAGGATCTACACCTGCAACCATATAA
- the LOC140183482 gene encoding uncharacterized protein, which translates to MYLQHVTIDRSSLCAYASSNSKKSRTTKVQEAYSAPNKEGGSQTPIEDSHYQTKGRRTFIVICQKCGIAGHNAKTCKGPPKPKPPPKSKTKGKSKAKEASSATNATTAQLQEEVQLSQSAPQSQHAFGGPNAQATNNITPPANPAFKAPRPKQQIVRLQNPTTIPRPLAPIGFAPIPVIVPLAPRPNQPTPGPIPTPVIVETIAATSGTTTRLMQFIPTLGLTNAKKK; encoded by the exons ATGTACTTGCAACATGTGACAATTGACAG GTCTTCCTTGTGTGCATATGCTAGCAGCAATTCAAAAAAG tCCAGAACCACCAAAGTTCAAGAGGCCTATTCGGCGCCCAACAAAGAAGGGGGAAGTCAGACCCCTATTGAAGATAGTCATTATCAGACCAAGGGGAGAAGGACTTTCATAGTGATTTGCCAAAAATGTGGTATTGCTGGACATAATGCCAAGACTTGCAAAGGACCACCAAAGCCTAAACCTCCTCCAAAATCTAAAACTAAGGGCAAGAGTAAGGCAAAGGAGGCAAGTTCTGCAACAAATGCAACTACTGCTCAACTCCAAGAAGAGGTGCAACTATCACAGTCAGCTCCACAGTCACAG CATGCTTTTGGAGGCCCTAATGCACAAGCTACCAATAACATTACACCACCAGCCAACCCTGCCTTTAAGGCTCCAAGACCAAAGCAACAAATAGTCAGACTCCAAAATCCAACAACTATTCCAAGGCCATTAGCACCAATAGGATTCGCTCCTATACCAGTTATAGTGCCACTAGCACCAAGACCAAATCAACCAACACCTGGACCAATACCAACACCAGTTATTGTTGAGACAATTGCTGCTACCTCTGGCACCACAACAAGGCTAATGCAATTCATTCCAACTCTTGGACTCACCAATGCAAAGAAGAAGTAA
- the LOC112790474 gene encoding mitogen-activated protein kinase kinase SIPKK isoform X1 produces the protein MKKGCLGPNLKLTVPVPATHHPSFPSFLNESGTFIDGNLLVNGDGVLIASQGEVGTLCCFQPPPVRAIDNKLSLADIDTIKVIGKGNGGIVQLVQHKWTNQFFALKEIRMMVEEPMHTQIARELKINQSAQCPYVVVYYQSFYNNGVLSIILEYMDGGSLEDFLSIVKTIPEPYLAAICKQVLKGLIYLHHEKHIIHRDLKPSNLLINHRGEVKITDFGVSAIMDTTSGLANTFIGTYSYMSPERITGNPGGYNYRSDIWSLGLILLKCATGKFPYTPPDKKEGWENIYQLIEIIVEKPPPSAPSDQFSLEFCSFISACLQKNPRDRKSAPDLARHPFINMYEDLDVDLSAYFSNGGSTPATI, from the exons ATGAAGAAAGGGTGCTTAGGACCCAATCTGAAGCTCACTGTTCCTGTTCCTGCAACTCATCACCCTTCTTTTCCAAGCTTCCT GAATGAAAGCGGCACGTTTATTGATGGGAACCTGCTTGTCAATGGCGACGGAGTTCTGATCGCTTCTCAGGGTGAAGTGGGAACT TTGTGTTGTTTTCAGCCACCCCCAGTAAGGGCAATAGACAACAAACTAAGTTTGGCAGACATTGACACAATCAAAGTGATTGGAAAGGGAAATGGAGGGATAGTGCAGTTGGTGCAACACAAATGGACTAATCAATTTTTCGCATTAAAG GAAATCCGAATGATGGTTGAGGAGCCTATGCACACGCAGATAGCACGAGAGCTAAAAATCAATCAGTCGGCACAATGTCCATATGTTGTTGTCTACTACCAATCATTCTACAATAATGGGGTCTTATCAATCATCTTAGAGTACATGGATGGAGGGTCCTTGGAAGATTTTCTTAGCATAGTGAAAACAATTCCAGAGCCATATCTTGCCGCGATCTGCAAGCAG GTGCTGAAGGGTTTAATTTATCTTCATCATGAAAAACATATTATCCATAGGGACTTAAAGCCTTCTAATTTGTTGATAAATCATAGAGGAGAAGTAAAGATTACTGATTTTGGTGTGAGCGCAATCATGGACACCACATCTGGTCTAGCTAATACTTTTATTGGCACATACAGCTACATGTCT CCAGAGAGAATTACTGGAAACCCTGGTGGTTACAACTATAGAAGTGATATATGGAGCTTGGGACTGATATTGCTCAAGTGTGCTACAGGAAAGTTTCCATATACACCACCTGATAAAAAAGAAGGATGGGAAAATATCTACCAGCTTATTGAAATCATTGTCGAAAAACCTCCGCCGAGTGCTCCATCTGATCAATTTTCTCTGGAATTTTGTTCTTTCATCTCTGCATG TTTACAGAAAAATCCAAGGGATAGAAAGTCAGCTCCAGACCTTGCG AGACATCCATTTATCAACATGTATGAGGACTTGGATGTGGACCTTTCAGCATACTTCTCCAATGGAGGATCTACACCTGCAACCATATAA
- the LOC112790473 gene encoding protein phosphatase 2C 50 isoform X2, whose amino-acid sequence MEEITSTIAVPYRLGNLIQKESTVATRMEITGLKLMANTTALILNPTIESHHQSYSVGNEDYCADICPKHQTRSSAEVKENQGRTNSAPLESKMVTEFKFNSNIQGKSSSIEASPELEPVQNMVSAAMELETEDGSGSDGFDPKLSASLHDVSDKQTSIADFQNASESDGGPRWGFSSVCGRRQEMEDAVACQPQLLQVPSQMLADDHVNENGNSSAHFFSVYDGHGGCQVANYCREHLHSVLTEEIEAAKSNLNNAREKWQDHWKKAFSNCFHKVDDAVGRIGAPDSESHCDGSEGSIEPLTPETAGSTAVVAILTETHIIVANCGDSRAVLCRGKEAMPLSTDHKPNREDEWERIEAAGGRVIQWNGYRVLGVLAVSRSIGDRYLKPWIIPEPEVMFIRRQKTDECLILASDGLWDIITNEEACSIARRRILLWHKKNGSNNNISVSTEHGHGIDPAAHYAAECLSKLAIQRGSKDNVSVIVIDLKAQRKLKKKA is encoded by the exons ATGGAGGAAATTACTTCGACGATTGCGGTGCCATACAGACTTGGGAATTTGATTCAGAAGGAGTCAACGGTGGCAACCCGCATGGAGATAACTGGTCTGAAGCTCATGGCAAACACAACAGCTTTGATATTAAATCCTACAATTGAAAGTCATCATCAATCTTACTCTGTTGGAAACGAAGACTACTGCGCAGATATATGTCCAAAACACCAAACTAGGTCATCTGCAGAGGTAAAGGAGAATCAGGGTCGAACCAACTCAGCTCCCCTTGAATCAAAAATGGTTACTGAATTTAAG TTTAATAGTAATATCCAAGGAAAGTCCAGTTCGATCGAGGCGAGTCCAGAGCTGGAGCCAGTGCAGAACATGGTTTCTGCTGCTATGGAACTTGAAACTGAAGATGGAAGCGGATCAGATGGATTTGATCCAAAACTATCTGCCAGTCTTCATGATGTGTCAGACAAGCAAACAAGCATAGCAGACTTCCAGAATGCATCGGAATCTGATGGAGGTCCTCGTTGGGGTTTCTCGTCAGTTTGTGGAAGGAGACAAGAGATGGAAGATGCTGTTGCTTGTCAGCCTCAACTTCTTCAAGTTCCTTCACAGATGCTAGCAGATGACCACGTTAATGAAAATGGAAACTCATCAGCCCACTTTTTCAGTGTCTATGATGGACATGGGGGTTGTCAG GTCGCGAATTACTGCCGGGAACATCTTCATTCAGTGTTGACTGAGGAGATAGAAGCTGCAAAATCTAATTTAAACAATGCGAGGGAGAAGTGGCAAGACCATTGGAAGAAAGCATTCTCTAATTGTTTTCATAAAGTAGATGATGCAGTTGGACGAATCGGGGCACCGGATAGTGAAAGCCATTGTGATGGATCTGAGGGTAGTATTGAACCCCTTACTCCTGAGACTGCAGGCTCTACTGCAGTGGTTGCTATTCTAACTGAAACCCACATTATAGTCGCAAATTGTGGTGATTCAAGAGCAGTTCTATGTCGTGGAAAAGAAGCCATGCCTTTGTCTACTGACCACAAA cctaatagagaagatgaatgGGAAAGAATAGAAGCTGCTGGAGGAAGGGTCATACAGTGGAATGGTTACCGAGTTCTTGGTGTTTTGGCAGTGTCAAGATCCATAG GTGATAGGTACTTGAAACCATGGATAATTCCAGAACCAGAAGTCATGTTTATTCGAAGACAGAAAACCGACGAGTGCCTTATTCTCGCCAGTGACGGTCTATGGGACATCATCACAAATGAAGAAGCCTGCAGCATTGCCCGAAGACGAATCCTCCTTTGGCATAAGAAGAATGGCAGCAACAACAACATCAGTGTATCAACAGAACATGGCCATGGCATTGATCCTGCAGCTCATTATGCTGCAGAATGTCTCTCTAAACTCGCCATCCAAAGGGGAAGCAAAGATAATGTCTCAGTCATTGTTATAGACCTAAAGGCCCaaagaaaattgaagaagaaagcaTAG
- the LOC112790474 gene encoding mitogen-activated protein kinase kinase SIPKK isoform X2 has translation MKKGCLGPNLKLTVPVPATHHPSFPSFLNESGTFIDGNLLVNGDGVLIASQGEVGTPPPVRAIDNKLSLADIDTIKVIGKGNGGIVQLVQHKWTNQFFALKEIRMMVEEPMHTQIARELKINQSAQCPYVVVYYQSFYNNGVLSIILEYMDGGSLEDFLSIVKTIPEPYLAAICKQVLKGLIYLHHEKHIIHRDLKPSNLLINHRGEVKITDFGVSAIMDTTSGLANTFIGTYSYMSPERITGNPGGYNYRSDIWSLGLILLKCATGKFPYTPPDKKEGWENIYQLIEIIVEKPPPSAPSDQFSLEFCSFISACLQKNPRDRKSAPDLARHPFINMYEDLDVDLSAYFSNGGSTPATI, from the exons ATGAAGAAAGGGTGCTTAGGACCCAATCTGAAGCTCACTGTTCCTGTTCCTGCAACTCATCACCCTTCTTTTCCAAGCTTCCT GAATGAAAGCGGCACGTTTATTGATGGGAACCTGCTTGTCAATGGCGACGGAGTTCTGATCGCTTCTCAGGGTGAAGTGGGAACT CCACCCCCAGTAAGGGCAATAGACAACAAACTAAGTTTGGCAGACATTGACACAATCAAAGTGATTGGAAAGGGAAATGGAGGGATAGTGCAGTTGGTGCAACACAAATGGACTAATCAATTTTTCGCATTAAAG GAAATCCGAATGATGGTTGAGGAGCCTATGCACACGCAGATAGCACGAGAGCTAAAAATCAATCAGTCGGCACAATGTCCATATGTTGTTGTCTACTACCAATCATTCTACAATAATGGGGTCTTATCAATCATCTTAGAGTACATGGATGGAGGGTCCTTGGAAGATTTTCTTAGCATAGTGAAAACAATTCCAGAGCCATATCTTGCCGCGATCTGCAAGCAG GTGCTGAAGGGTTTAATTTATCTTCATCATGAAAAACATATTATCCATAGGGACTTAAAGCCTTCTAATTTGTTGATAAATCATAGAGGAGAAGTAAAGATTACTGATTTTGGTGTGAGCGCAATCATGGACACCACATCTGGTCTAGCTAATACTTTTATTGGCACATACAGCTACATGTCT CCAGAGAGAATTACTGGAAACCCTGGTGGTTACAACTATAGAAGTGATATATGGAGCTTGGGACTGATATTGCTCAAGTGTGCTACAGGAAAGTTTCCATATACACCACCTGATAAAAAAGAAGGATGGGAAAATATCTACCAGCTTATTGAAATCATTGTCGAAAAACCTCCGCCGAGTGCTCCATCTGATCAATTTTCTCTGGAATTTTGTTCTTTCATCTCTGCATG TTTACAGAAAAATCCAAGGGATAGAAAGTCAGCTCCAGACCTTGCG AGACATCCATTTATCAACATGTATGAGGACTTGGATGTGGACCTTTCAGCATACTTCTCCAATGGAGGATCTACACCTGCAACCATATAA